In Chelonia mydas isolate rCheMyd1 chromosome 10, rCheMyd1.pri.v2, whole genome shotgun sequence, a single window of DNA contains:
- the MPV17L gene encoding mpv17-like protein isoform X2 yields MAGPLLRSGVRRFPWLCNVLLYGSLFSAGDAAQQLLRRRPGQEPDWAQTRHVALVALSFHGNFNYVWLRGLERALPGRAPGAVLAKVLCDQLVGAPVAILAFYTGMSILQGKENIFSDCKKKFWNTYKTGLMYWPFVQLSNFVLVPVYLRTAYTGLCGFLWAIFICFSQQSGDGTAKSAFRWFRKEKVNADGEPSEK; encoded by the exons ATGGCCGGGCCGCTGCTCCGGAGCGGGGTGCGCCGGTTCCCCTGGCTCTGCAACGTGCTGCTCTACGGCAGCCTCTTCTCGGCCGGGGACGCGGCTCAGCAGCTGCTGCGGCGACGCCCGGGCCAGGAGCCCGACTGGGCGCAGACCCGGCACGTGGCGCTGGTGGCCCTCAGCTTCCATGGCAACTTCAACTACGTGTGGCTGCGGGGGCTGGAGCGGGCGCTGCCCGGCCGCGCGCCCGGCGCGGTGCTGGCCAAGGTGCTGTGCGACCAGCTGGTGGGGGCGCCCGTCGCCATCCTGGCCTTCTACACGG GCATGAGTATACTTCAGGggaaagagaacattttttccgACTGTAAAAAGAAATTCTGGAATACATATAAG actggactgATGTACTGGCCTTTTGTGCAG CTTTCAAACTTCGTTCTGGTCCCTGTTTACTTAAGAACAGCTTACACTGGGCTCTGTGGCTTTCTCTGGGCTATCTTCATTTGCTTTTCACAACAGAGCGGTGATGGCACAGCAAAATCGGCTTTTCGGTGGTTCCGAAAAGAGAAGGTCAATGCAGATGGAGAACCATCAGAGAAATGA
- the MPV17L gene encoding mpv17-like protein isoform X1: protein MAGPLLRSGVRRFPWLCNVLLYGSLFSAGDAAQQLLRRRPGQEPDWAQTRHVALVALSFHGNFNYVWLRGLERALPGRAPGAVLAKVLCDQLVGAPVAILAFYTAGMSILQGKENIFSDCKKKFWNTYKTGLMYWPFVQLSNFVLVPVYLRTAYTGLCGFLWAIFICFSQQSGDGTAKSAFRWFRKEKVNADGEPSEK from the exons ATGGCCGGGCCGCTGCTCCGGAGCGGGGTGCGCCGGTTCCCCTGGCTCTGCAACGTGCTGCTCTACGGCAGCCTCTTCTCGGCCGGGGACGCGGCTCAGCAGCTGCTGCGGCGACGCCCGGGCCAGGAGCCCGACTGGGCGCAGACCCGGCACGTGGCGCTGGTGGCCCTCAGCTTCCATGGCAACTTCAACTACGTGTGGCTGCGGGGGCTGGAGCGGGCGCTGCCCGGCCGCGCGCCCGGCGCGGTGCTGGCCAAGGTGCTGTGCGACCAGCTGGTGGGGGCGCCCGTCGCCATCCTGGCCTTCTACACGG CAGGCATGAGTATACTTCAGGggaaagagaacattttttccgACTGTAAAAAGAAATTCTGGAATACATATAAG actggactgATGTACTGGCCTTTTGTGCAG CTTTCAAACTTCGTTCTGGTCCCTGTTTACTTAAGAACAGCTTACACTGGGCTCTGTGGCTTTCTCTGGGCTATCTTCATTTGCTTTTCACAACAGAGCGGTGATGGCACAGCAAAATCGGCTTTTCGGTGGTTCCGAAAAGAGAAGGTCAATGCAGATGGAGAACCATCAGAGAAATGA
- the MPV17L gene encoding mpv17-like protein isoform X3 — MAGPLLRSGVRRFPWLCNVLLYGSLFSAGDAAQQLLRRRPGQEPDWAQTRHVALVALSFHGNFNYVWLRGLERALPGRAPGAVLAKVLCDQLVGAPVAILAFYTDWTDVLAFCAAFKLRSGPCLLKNSLHWALWLSLGYLHLLFTTER; from the exons ATGGCCGGGCCGCTGCTCCGGAGCGGGGTGCGCCGGTTCCCCTGGCTCTGCAACGTGCTGCTCTACGGCAGCCTCTTCTCGGCCGGGGACGCGGCTCAGCAGCTGCTGCGGCGACGCCCGGGCCAGGAGCCCGACTGGGCGCAGACCCGGCACGTGGCGCTGGTGGCCCTCAGCTTCCATGGCAACTTCAACTACGTGTGGCTGCGGGGGCTGGAGCGGGCGCTGCCCGGCCGCGCGCCCGGCGCGGTGCTGGCCAAGGTGCTGTGCGACCAGCTGGTGGGGGCGCCCGTCGCCATCCTGGCCTTCTACACGG actggactgATGTACTGGCCTTTTGTGCAG CTTTCAAACTTCGTTCTGGTCCCTGTTTACTTAAGAACAGCTTACACTGGGCTCTGTGGCTTTCTCTGGGCTATCTTCATTTGCTTTTCACAACAGAGCGGTGA